A window of the Microbacterium sp. LWH13-1.2 genome harbors these coding sequences:
- a CDS encoding M23 family metallopeptidase, whose protein sequence is MATRRRFLAIILLVALLSVDPHVPANADTPPATTVLAAAPWTWPVDGVRSVANPYRAPAHEYGAGHRGVDIVSAQSGAVRAPADGIVAFRGTVVDRPLLTIEHSDGYVSTFEPVMSTLSPGDVVTAGDAIGTVGSGGHTSPGTMHLGVRLDGDYINPMLLFAEVPRAVLLPCCDPV, encoded by the coding sequence ATGGCCACTCGTCGACGCTTCCTCGCCATCATCCTGCTCGTCGCTCTGCTGAGCGTCGACCCCCATGTCCCTGCGAACGCGGACACGCCGCCCGCCACCACAGTTCTCGCCGCCGCACCCTGGACTTGGCCGGTCGACGGAGTCCGCTCGGTCGCGAATCCGTATCGGGCGCCGGCGCACGAATACGGAGCCGGTCACCGCGGAGTCGACATCGTCTCGGCACAGAGCGGTGCCGTCCGCGCACCGGCTGACGGAATCGTGGCGTTCCGCGGAACCGTCGTGGACCGGCCTCTGCTCACGATCGAGCACTCCGACGGATACGTGTCGACGTTCGAGCCGGTGATGTCCACTCTGTCCCCAGGAGATGTCGTGACGGCCGGCGACGCGATCGGCACCGTCGGGTCAGGCGGCCATACGTCGCCGGGCACGATGCATCTGGGCGTGCGACTCGACGGCGACTACATCAACCCCATGCTTCTGTTCGCAGAGGTGCCGCGCGCGGTGCTCCTCCCCTGCTGCGACCCCGTGTGA
- the rpsB gene encoding 30S ribosomal protein S2, whose translation MAVVTIRQLLDSGVHFGHQTRRWNPKVKRFILTERSGIHIIDLQQSLGYIDKAYDFVKETVAHGGTILFVGTKKQAQEILAEQATRVGQPFVNQRWLGGLLTNFQTISKRLARMKELEELDYETPANSGFTKKELLLKKRELDKLHKSLGGIRNLTKTPSAIWVVDAKREHLAIDEAKKLGIPVIGILDTNADPDDFQYPIPGNDDAIRSVSLLTRIIADAAAEGLQQKHNPETGDAEPLADWEKELLEAPVQESADAAEVVDAAADEAAVVETPAADETAADEAGAEAHDEAIAAASGEETSEVAAAEAADAK comes from the coding sequence ATGGCTGTGGTCACCATCCGCCAGCTGCTCGACAGCGGCGTGCACTTCGGACACCAGACCCGTCGGTGGAACCCGAAGGTCAAGCGCTTCATCCTCACCGAGCGCAGCGGCATCCACATCATCGACCTCCAGCAGTCGCTCGGCTACATCGACAAGGCCTACGACTTCGTCAAGGAGACCGTCGCCCACGGTGGCACGATCCTCTTCGTCGGCACGAAGAAGCAGGCGCAGGAGATCCTCGCCGAGCAGGCGACCCGCGTGGGTCAGCCCTTCGTCAACCAGCGCTGGCTCGGTGGACTCCTCACCAACTTCCAGACGATCTCCAAGCGTCTCGCACGCATGAAGGAGCTCGAGGAGCTCGACTACGAGACCCCGGCGAACAGCGGCTTCACGAAGAAGGAGCTGCTTCTCAAGAAGCGCGAGCTCGACAAGCTGCACAAGTCGCTCGGCGGGATCCGCAACCTCACCAAGACGCCCTCCGCCATCTGGGTCGTGGACGCCAAGCGTGAGCACCTCGCCATCGACGAGGCCAAGAAGCTCGGCATCCCCGTGATCGGCATCCTCGACACCAACGCCGACCCGGACGACTTCCAGTACCCGATCCCCGGCAACGACGACGCGATCCGCTCGGTCTCGCTGCTGACCCGCATCATCGCGGACGCAGCGGCAGAGGGTCTGCAGCAGAAGCACAACCCCGAGACGGGCGACGCTGAGCCGCTCGCCGACTGGGAGAAGGAGCTCCTCGAAGCTCCCGTCCAGGAGTCCGCTGACGCAGCAGAGGTCGTCGACGCCGCCGCCGATGAGGCTGCCGTCGTCGAGACGCCCGCTGCTGACGAGACCGCTGCCGATGAGGCCGGTGCTGAGGCACACGACGAGGCGATCGCCGCCGCTTCCGGTGAGGAGACCTCTGAGGTCGCCGCCGCCGAAGCAGCAGACGCCAAGTAA
- the tsf gene encoding translation elongation factor Ts produces the protein MANFTIADLKALREQLGTGMVDTKKALEEADGDVEKATEILRLKGAKGNAKRADRSTSEGLIVAREQDGAVTLIELACETDFVAKNERFIALADKVADAVAAVKADSVEAGLAAQAGDKSVEQTISEEAAIIGEKVELRRVRTVSGDKVEVYLHRTSKDLPPQIGVVVAYSGDDAETARSIAQHISFANPSYLSREDVPSDAVEKEREIVTEISRNEGKPEAALPKIVEGRVSAFIKQVALLEQDYAKDNKLSVAQVAKDAGITVTDFARFKVGA, from the coding sequence ATGGCCAACTTCACCATCGCCGACCTCAAGGCGCTGCGTGAGCAGCTCGGCACGGGAATGGTCGACACCAAGAAGGCGCTCGAGGAGGCTGACGGAGACGTCGAGAAGGCCACCGAGATCCTGCGTCTGAAGGGTGCCAAGGGCAACGCGAAGCGTGCCGACCGTTCCACCAGCGAGGGCCTCATCGTCGCTCGCGAGCAGGACGGCGCCGTGACGCTGATCGAGCTCGCCTGCGAGACGGACTTCGTCGCGAAGAACGAGCGCTTCATCGCGCTGGCCGACAAGGTCGCAGACGCCGTCGCAGCTGTCAAGGCTGACTCGGTCGAGGCCGGTCTCGCCGCCCAGGCGGGCGACAAGAGCGTCGAGCAGACCATCTCGGAAGAGGCTGCGATCATCGGCGAGAAGGTCGAACTGCGTCGCGTGCGCACGGTCTCCGGCGACAAGGTCGAGGTCTACCTGCACCGCACCAGCAAGGACCTGCCGCCGCAGATCGGTGTCGTCGTCGCCTACTCGGGTGACGACGCCGAGACCGCTCGCAGCATCGCGCAGCACATCTCGTTCGCGAACCCGTCGTACCTCTCCCGCGAGGACGTACCGTCCGACGCCGTGGAGAAGGAGCGCGAGATCGTCACCGAGATCTCCCGCAACGAGGGCAAGCCGGAAGCGGCTCTGCCCAAGATCGTCGAGGGCCGTGTCTCCGCGTTCATCAAGCAGGTCGCCCTGCTCGAGCAGGACTACGCGAAGGACAACAAGCTCTCTGTCGCCCAGGTGGCGAAGGACGCCGGTATCACCGTGACGGACTTCGCGCGCTTCAAGGTCGGCGCGTAA
- the pyrH gene encoding UMP kinase, with the protein MTDRTGRRRVLLKLSGEAFGAGQLGVNPDVVSQIARDIAAAVDRVEIAIVVGGGNFFRGAELSQRGMDRGRADYMGMLGTVMNALALQDFLEQAGAPTRVQSAISMTQVAEPYIPLRAERHMEKGRVVIFGAGAGLPYFSTDTVAAQRALEIGAEEVLVAKNGVDAIYTADPNKHADAERIERVTYRDALQRGLKVVDSTAFSLCMDNNMDMRVFGMEPAGNVTRALLGEHIGTLVTA; encoded by the coding sequence ATGACCGACCGCACAGGACGCCGCCGCGTTCTTCTCAAGCTCTCCGGTGAGGCGTTCGGCGCCGGCCAGCTCGGTGTCAACCCCGATGTCGTCAGCCAGATCGCTCGCGACATCGCCGCAGCGGTCGACCGCGTCGAGATCGCCATCGTCGTCGGTGGTGGCAACTTCTTCCGTGGAGCGGAGCTGAGCCAGCGCGGCATGGACCGCGGTCGCGCCGACTACATGGGCATGCTCGGCACGGTGATGAACGCTCTGGCGCTCCAGGACTTCCTCGAGCAGGCCGGCGCGCCCACACGCGTGCAGTCCGCGATCTCGATGACGCAGGTGGCCGAGCCTTACATTCCGCTCCGCGCGGAGCGTCACATGGAGAAGGGCCGCGTCGTGATCTTCGGCGCCGGCGCCGGTCTGCCGTACTTCTCGACCGACACGGTCGCCGCGCAGCGCGCTCTCGAGATCGGTGCTGAGGAGGTCCTCGTCGCCAAGAACGGCGTCGACGCCATCTACACCGCCGACCCGAACAAGCACGCGGATGCCGAGCGCATCGAGCGCGTCACGTATCGCGACGCCCTCCAGCGCGGACTCAAGGTCGTCGACTCGACGGCGTTCAGCCTCTGCATGGACAACAACATGGACATGCGCGTCTTCGGCATGGAACCGGCGGGCAACGTCACGCGTGCTCTCCTCGGCGAGCACATCGGCACTCTCGTCACGGCCTGA
- the frr gene encoding ribosome recycling factor, which yields MIADVLAETTSRMARAVEAAKEDFSTVRTGRANPQLFQKVLVDYYGTPTPLAQLASLANQEARTLIITPYDKSALKGIEQAIRDMPNLGANPTNDGNLVRVTMPELTAERRKEYVKLVKTKAEDAKVHVRGIRRKGKDELDALKSELGEDEIARGEKELDALTRQHVDLIDDALKRKEAELLEV from the coding sequence GTGATCGCGGATGTCCTCGCTGAAACCACCTCCCGCATGGCACGAGCCGTCGAGGCCGCCAAGGAGGACTTCTCCACGGTGCGCACCGGTCGTGCGAACCCGCAGCTCTTCCAGAAGGTCCTGGTCGACTACTACGGAACGCCGACTCCTCTCGCGCAGCTCGCCTCACTCGCGAACCAGGAAGCACGCACGCTCATCATCACGCCGTACGACAAGTCGGCGCTGAAGGGCATCGAGCAGGCTATTCGCGACATGCCGAACCTCGGCGCCAACCCCACCAACGACGGCAACCTCGTGCGGGTCACGATGCCTGAGCTCACTGCCGAGCGTCGCAAGGAGTACGTGAAGCTCGTCAAGACCAAGGCGGAGGACGCCAAGGTCCACGTCCGAGGCATCCGCCGCAAGGGCAAGGATGAGCTCGACGCCCTGAAGAGCGAGCTCGGCGAAGACGAGATCGCCAGGGGAGAGAAGGAACTCGACGCCCTCACGCGCCAGCACGTCGACCTGATCGACGACGCACTCAAGCGCAAAGAGGCCGAACTCCTCGAGGTGTAG
- a CDS encoding phosphatidate cytidylyltransferase, which translates to MSDDSSGDGTDKPQTRREARDSSTPAGGTPLVDGAFPTFDSASIPPRPPLPAERPAVAASTLDTADHNAIREQWRAARDELGNHVSHARGQLDQANERIKERTGRDLILATLIGLAFGAALLASLLFIKVLFVPFALAAALLGVYELSLALRASGRRIDVVPQFIAATLLVLSAFFLDLWLVWVMLFLAVAFVIVWRLVAQMIATDGRTYGDVLTDAVISGFVQIYVPFLAAVALILLKQEGGQWWVLSFIAIAVVADTGAYAAGLAFGRHPMAPRISPKKTWEGFGGAVLGSIAAGVLLAIFLLHVPWWIGVIFGVAILLSATLGDLGESMLKRDLGIKDMSSWLPGHGGLLDRLDSILPSTVPALCLYFLFSSWVVL; encoded by the coding sequence ATGTCCGACGACTCCAGCGGTGACGGTACCGACAAGCCGCAGACGCGTCGTGAGGCGCGCGACTCGTCGACCCCGGCCGGCGGCACCCCCCTTGTCGACGGTGCATTCCCGACGTTCGACAGCGCGAGCATCCCGCCGCGGCCTCCATTGCCCGCGGAACGGCCCGCGGTCGCGGCGTCGACACTGGACACCGCTGACCACAACGCCATCCGCGAGCAGTGGAGAGCGGCCAGGGATGAGCTGGGAAACCATGTCTCGCACGCTCGCGGCCAGCTCGATCAGGCCAATGAACGGATCAAGGAGCGCACAGGTCGCGACCTGATCCTGGCGACGCTGATCGGTCTCGCGTTCGGTGCAGCGCTGCTCGCTTCGCTTCTGTTCATCAAGGTGCTGTTCGTGCCGTTCGCGCTGGCGGCCGCCCTGTTGGGCGTCTACGAGCTCTCGCTCGCCCTCCGCGCGTCGGGTCGACGGATCGACGTGGTGCCGCAGTTCATCGCGGCCACACTTCTCGTGCTCTCCGCCTTCTTCCTCGATCTCTGGCTCGTCTGGGTCATGCTGTTCCTCGCCGTCGCGTTCGTGATCGTCTGGCGGCTCGTCGCGCAGATGATCGCCACGGACGGTAGAACCTACGGCGACGTGCTCACGGATGCCGTCATCAGCGGTTTCGTGCAGATCTACGTTCCGTTCCTCGCCGCCGTCGCGTTGATCCTCCTCAAGCAGGAAGGGGGTCAGTGGTGGGTGCTCAGCTTCATCGCGATCGCCGTCGTCGCCGACACCGGCGCCTACGCCGCGGGACTCGCGTTCGGTCGGCATCCGATGGCTCCCCGGATCAGTCCCAAGAAGACCTGGGAGGGCTTCGGCGGTGCGGTGCTCGGTTCGATAGCCGCCGGTGTGCTCCTCGCGATCTTCCTTCTCCATGTGCCGTGGTGGATCGGCGTGATCTTCGGCGTCGCGATCCTGCTGTCCGCGACACTCGGTGACCTCGGCGAGTCGATGCTGAAGCGCGACCTCGGCATCAAGGACATGAGCTCCTGGCTTCCCGGGCACGGCGGGCTCCTCGACCGGCTCGACAGCATCCTGCCGTCCACGGTCCCCGCTCTGTGCCTCTATTTCCTCTTCTCCTCCTGGGTGGTGCTGTGA
- a CDS encoding DivIVA domain-containing protein, with amino-acid sequence MEAPPAFSLTSGRVRGYHRAAVDTFLAAARTAFEGDADDLSAADVRVASFPLVKNGYVVAEVDAALGRVEDALAARARDRVVRSRGAGAWVEQARGDAQVILDHLARPKRHRFARTGVLTFGYRIDEVDHVGTRIARYLRDGEPLTAEQLRAAAFRMQRGGYREEQVDALLDAAVDVILAVR; translated from the coding sequence GTGGAGGCGCCGCCTGCCTTCTCGCTGACGAGCGGCCGTGTGCGCGGCTACCACCGCGCGGCGGTCGACACATTCCTCGCGGCTGCGCGGACCGCCTTCGAGGGCGACGCCGACGACCTGAGCGCGGCCGACGTGCGAGTGGCGTCGTTCCCCCTCGTGAAGAACGGCTATGTCGTCGCAGAGGTCGACGCGGCGCTCGGTCGCGTCGAGGATGCTCTGGCCGCCCGCGCTCGCGACCGGGTGGTTCGCTCTCGTGGAGCGGGTGCATGGGTCGAGCAGGCACGTGGCGACGCGCAGGTGATCCTCGATCACCTGGCCAGGCCGAAGCGTCACCGTTTCGCGCGCACGGGTGTGCTCACCTTCGGCTACCGCATCGACGAGGTCGATCACGTGGGCACGCGCATCGCCCGTTACCTGCGGGATGGAGAGCCGCTGACGGCCGAGCAGTTGCGCGCCGCCGCGTTCCGGATGCAGCGCGGTGGGTATCGTGAAGAGCAGGTCGATGCCCTCCTGGACGCGGCCGTAGACGTCATCCTGGCCGTTCGCTGA
- a CDS encoding transglycosylase SLT domain-containing protein, translating into MTPQRNDVTPVPASATLSARTGSRRRGVVGFFSALAVVGFAAAMVAPTGVALAEQPAEASPESAYSVALTETQNLTVSVEGATIAPVQRGTFSVYVTPKPTPTPTPTTASSGSSSKSSSAAPLFYTGGGAPAEWMAAAGIAESDWGYVDYIVSRESGWNPNATNKSSGACGLVQALPCSKVPGNGYDPVDNLRWATGYATGRYGSWAGAHAFWTNNHWW; encoded by the coding sequence ATGACTCCCCAGCGAAACGATGTGACGCCTGTGCCCGCATCGGCGACTCTCTCGGCGCGCACGGGCAGCCGACGCCGTGGCGTCGTGGGCTTCTTCAGCGCTCTTGCGGTCGTCGGTTTCGCGGCGGCGATGGTCGCCCCTACGGGTGTCGCGCTCGCGGAGCAGCCCGCAGAGGCGAGCCCGGAGTCGGCCTACTCAGTCGCGCTCACCGAGACCCAGAACCTCACCGTCTCGGTGGAAGGCGCAACGATCGCGCCCGTCCAGCGCGGGACGTTCTCCGTCTATGTGACGCCGAAGCCCACACCGACCCCCACACCCACGACGGCGTCCTCCGGCTCGTCCTCGAAGTCGAGCAGCGCCGCGCCTCTCTTCTATACCGGCGGGGGTGCTCCGGCCGAGTGGATGGCCGCTGCCGGAATCGCCGAGTCCGACTGGGGTTACGTCGACTACATCGTCTCGCGTGAGAGCGGATGGAATCCGAACGCGACCAACAAGTCCTCGGGTGCGTGCGGTCTCGTCCAGGCCCTGCCGTGCAGCAAGGTGCCTGGCAACGGATACGACCCGGTCGACAACCTGCGCTGGGCGACGGGCTATGCCACCGGGCGATACGGCAGCTGGGCCGGCGCGCACGCCTTCTGGACGAACAACCACTGGTGGTGA
- a CDS encoding alpha/beta hydrolase — protein sequence MEIRGPLELPARREDIVLETADELTLVGELAVPESADPVATLVTLHPLPTAGGFMDSHIIRKAAARLPALADLAVLRFNTRGTTSPRGTSDGTFDGGAAEQFDVAAAMDFVRDRGLPRPWLLGWSFGTELALKYGREHDVEGIILLSPPLHRATESEVAAWADEDVEVVILVPELDDYLRPAEARERFAAIPHANLIAVEGGKHLWVGESQTRRVLTEIVAAVNPAALPLPNEWPAA from the coding sequence ATCGAGATCCGCGGACCACTCGAGCTTCCTGCTCGACGCGAGGACATCGTTCTGGAGACGGCGGATGAGCTGACGCTCGTGGGGGAACTCGCGGTGCCGGAGTCGGCCGACCCTGTCGCGACGCTCGTGACACTCCACCCGCTGCCCACGGCGGGCGGTTTCATGGACTCGCACATCATCCGGAAGGCCGCCGCACGGCTACCCGCGTTGGCCGACCTCGCCGTGCTGCGATTCAACACGCGCGGCACCACGTCTCCTCGAGGAACGAGCGACGGCACGTTCGACGGGGGAGCGGCGGAGCAGTTCGACGTCGCCGCGGCGATGGACTTCGTCCGTGACCGCGGCCTTCCGCGCCCGTGGCTGCTCGGCTGGTCGTTCGGCACGGAACTCGCCCTCAAGTACGGACGCGAGCACGATGTCGAGGGGATCATCCTCCTGTCGCCGCCGCTGCATCGCGCGACCGAATCGGAGGTCGCCGCATGGGCGGATGAGGACGTCGAGGTCGTCATTCTGGTTCCCGAGCTCGACGACTATCTCCGTCCGGCAGAGGCGAGAGAGCGGTTCGCGGCGATCCCGCACGCGAACCTGATCGCAGTCGAGGGCGGCAAGCACCTCTGGGTGGGAGAGAGCCAGACCCGGCGCGTGCTCACCGAGATCGTGGCGGCGGTGAACCCTGCGGCGCTGCCGCTGCCGAACGAGTGGCCGGCGGCTTAG
- a CDS encoding AI-2E family transporter → MKIHNPFRTALVATLGVGLGILLIGSVESLSTVLLYVGTALFLSLGLDPLVSFLERKRLPRWLAVLITILAVLGIFAGIILIVIPVLVDQISQLIAQITAIVQRGTFLVDLREWMVDTFPNLKVDDVFAYVTNWLETNLTQIGGSIGQSVLAASGAVVSGLFGAFIVLILTIYLTASTPSLKRAVYQLAPASKRERFIDLAEQITDSVGYYVMGQVTQGVINGILSMIFLTIIDAPFPAVLAVVAFFFSLIPLVGTLTGSTIIVLVCLIPGLGSPATAIAAAIYYLIYMQIEAYVISPRIMSRAVSVPGAVVVVAALAGGSLLGLLGALIAIPVAASILILYRQVLIPRMNEL, encoded by the coding sequence ATGAAGATCCACAACCCGTTCCGCACCGCCCTCGTGGCGACGCTCGGCGTGGGCCTGGGAATCCTGTTGATCGGAAGCGTCGAGAGCCTGTCCACTGTGCTGCTCTACGTCGGCACGGCACTGTTCCTCAGTCTCGGTCTCGACCCGCTCGTATCGTTCCTCGAACGCAAGAGACTCCCCCGGTGGCTCGCCGTGCTGATCACGATCCTGGCCGTCCTCGGCATCTTCGCGGGCATCATCCTGATCGTGATCCCGGTGCTCGTCGACCAGATCTCCCAGCTCATCGCGCAGATCACGGCCATCGTCCAACGCGGAACCTTCCTCGTGGACCTCCGGGAGTGGATGGTCGACACCTTCCCCAATCTCAAAGTCGACGACGTTTTCGCCTACGTGACGAACTGGCTCGAGACGAACCTCACCCAGATCGGCGGGTCCATCGGGCAGAGCGTCCTCGCGGCCAGCGGCGCCGTCGTCAGCGGTCTCTTCGGCGCGTTCATCGTCCTGATCCTGACGATCTACCTGACGGCCTCCACGCCGTCGCTGAAGCGAGCGGTGTACCAGCTCGCGCCCGCGTCGAAGCGGGAGCGCTTCATCGACCTCGCCGAGCAGATCACGGACTCGGTCGGGTACTACGTCATGGGTCAGGTGACGCAGGGCGTCATCAACGGCATCCTGAGCATGATCTTCCTGACGATCATCGACGCGCCGTTCCCTGCCGTGCTCGCGGTCGTGGCCTTCTTCTTCTCGCTGATCCCGCTCGTGGGCACATTGACAGGGTCGACGATCATCGTGCTCGTCTGCCTCATTCCCGGCCTCGGCTCCCCCGCGACCGCGATCGCGGCGGCGATCTACTACCTGATCTACATGCAGATCGAGGCGTACGTGATCTCACCGAGGATCATGAGCCGCGCAGTGTCCGTGCCCGGCGCCGTCGTGGTGGTCGCCGCCTTGGCGGGAGGAAGCCTTCTGGGTCTCCTGGGCGCGCTCATCGCGATCCCCGTCGCAGCCAGCATCCTGATCCTCTACCGCCAGGTGCTGATCCCCCGGATGAACGAGCTCTAA
- a CDS encoding glycosyl transferase — MRFVWAVVAFVLAAGLIAAGIAQRTVFMGPSTQETSVAVEEPAPYVLLDGDVLREHPGAQTLLVRGDGDIFAAYGRTADMEAWLADASYNHVTVGKDGELDVELVDAVATGEDDADTDAPEATPAPAETPADDGAAAEAGRSPVGSDLWLDSFTDTDALIADMQLPEGVSLLIAHDGTVDAPDDIVVSWPLDTSTPLAGPLMAAGAAVLVVGLVLYVLGIRHQRRGRGPRRKGPGPLPATEPIDVAQLPPSERKAIEESSTTEPDRGSTPAEHAVDSESVHGDGQEGSASEGDAAGDRKSEMRATPSRRRRMFAVPALALTALLATGCSADSWPQFGAGTPSPSPSATVIAPENQKPPAVTEAQAKRILQDVSATLSDADAAMDIDLAGTRLDGPALTARKTEYALRTALPDTAVPAAIPTDDVEVMLPEATDRWPRTVLLLSKSDGDDTVPPVVLTMTQQDPWSNYKVNNMAEMSADAVFPEVAAPWLGTSLVPDDSAFLSMPPGELAATFSDVVDAGEQSASYGLFDEISQNLAKSIRDSRQAVVQNLADNGAAATSQTAFDIAPADSAPVSMTTLGSGAIVAVSLVDTETVTPTSADAVIRFGDNAQAKALTGVTESAKGVTTKYEFQLFFSVPAQGSTEQIRLLAVRQDLLSVEVIK; from the coding sequence GTGCGTTTCGTATGGGCCGTCGTGGCCTTCGTGCTGGCTGCGGGACTGATCGCTGCGGGCATCGCGCAGCGAACCGTTTTCATGGGTCCGTCGACCCAGGAGACCTCGGTCGCCGTGGAAGAACCGGCGCCCTACGTGCTCCTGGACGGCGACGTCCTGAGGGAGCACCCCGGCGCTCAGACCCTGCTCGTCCGTGGAGACGGTGACATCTTCGCCGCGTACGGTCGAACGGCCGACATGGAGGCGTGGCTGGCTGACGCCTCGTACAACCACGTCACCGTCGGCAAGGACGGCGAGCTTGATGTCGAGCTCGTGGACGCGGTCGCGACAGGTGAAGACGACGCCGATACGGACGCCCCCGAGGCGACCCCGGCTCCCGCGGAGACGCCCGCAGACGACGGTGCGGCAGCCGAAGCCGGGCGGAGTCCGGTCGGATCGGATCTCTGGCTCGACTCGTTCACCGACACCGATGCGCTGATCGCCGACATGCAGCTGCCCGAAGGCGTCAGCCTTCTCATCGCCCACGACGGCACTGTCGACGCACCTGACGACATCGTCGTCTCCTGGCCGCTCGACACGTCGACGCCTCTGGCGGGTCCGCTGATGGCAGCCGGTGCCGCCGTGCTCGTCGTCGGCCTCGTCCTGTACGTGCTCGGCATCCGCCACCAGCGCCGCGGACGTGGTCCTCGGCGCAAGGGACCAGGGCCTCTTCCCGCGACCGAGCCGATCGATGTGGCCCAGCTGCCGCCGTCGGAGCGGAAGGCGATCGAGGAATCATCGACGACCGAACCCGACAGGGGATCCACTCCAGCCGAGCACGCCGTCGATTCGGAGAGCGTGCACGGCGACGGGCAGGAGGGCTCGGCGAGCGAGGGCGACGCAGCCGGCGATCGCAAGTCCGAGATGCGCGCCACACCGAGCCGCAGACGCCGCATGTTCGCGGTGCCGGCTCTCGCGCTGACCGCGCTCCTGGCCACCGGATGCTCGGCCGACTCGTGGCCCCAGTTCGGTGCGGGGACGCCCAGTCCCTCGCCCAGCGCCACCGTGATCGCTCCCGAGAACCAGAAGCCCCCGGCGGTGACCGAGGCTCAGGCCAAGCGCATCCTTCAGGATGTGTCGGCGACGCTCTCCGACGCGGACGCCGCGATGGACATCGACCTGGCGGGAACCCGCCTCGACGGCCCTGCCCTGACGGCCCGCAAGACCGAGTATGCGCTGCGTACCGCGCTTCCTGATACCGCCGTGCCGGCGGCGATCCCGACCGATGACGTCGAGGTCATGCTGCCAGAGGCGACCGACCGTTGGCCGCGCACCGTCCTCCTGCTCTCGAAGAGCGACGGCGACGACACAGTTCCCCCGGTCGTGCTGACGATGACACAGCAGGACCCCTGGTCCAACTACAAGGTCAACAACATGGCCGAGATGTCGGCTGATGCCGTCTTCCCTGAGGTCGCCGCGCCGTGGCTCGGAACTTCGCTCGTCCCGGACGACTCCGCCTTCCTCAGCATGCCGCCGGGCGAACTCGCCGCGACATTCTCGGACGTCGTCGACGCGGGCGAGCAGAGCGCGTCCTACGGACTGTTCGACGAGATCTCGCAGAACCTCGCGAAGTCGATCCGAGACAGCCGCCAGGCTGTGGTGCAGAACCTCGCGGACAACGGCGCTGCAGCGACGTCCCAGACCGCCTTCGACATCGCACCGGCCGACTCCGCCCCTGTATCGATGACCACTCTGGGCAGCGGCGCCATAGTCGCCGTCTCGCTGGTCGACACCGAGACGGTCACACCGACTTCCGCGGATGCGGTGATCCGTTTCGGCGACAACGCGCAGGCGAAGGCGCTGACCGGGGTCACCGAGTCCGCCAAGGGCGTGACGACCAAGTACGAATTCCAGTTGTTCTTCTCCGTCCCCGCCCAGGGCTCCACGGAGCAGATCCGGCTCCTGGCCGTCCGCCAGGATCTTCTCTCCGTCGAGGTGATCAAGTGA
- a CDS encoding tetratricopeptide repeat protein, with translation MTDISPAALRGAVDLSSLRNRPAAPATGTPAPAPGVADVVVDATDESFGRILELSRTVPVVVDLWAEWCGPCKQLSPIIEKVTRELGGKVLLAKVDVDANPQLAQGFRAQSIPMVVALIAGQPVPMFTGAVPEQQVREVFAQLLQLAAQNGVTGSLDVGEAPAATEEAAEEPPLPPLHAEAFAAIELGDYAAAVIAYEKALAENPRDEDAIAGLGQVRLLDRVQKLDLQEARAAAAAGPLDVQAQFDVADLDLAGGHVDDAFGRLLDLFAQLPSAERTPVRERLIELFGLIGAADPRVVSARNRLSSLLF, from the coding sequence GTGACCGATATCTCTCCTGCCGCGCTCCGAGGAGCCGTCGACCTCTCCAGTCTGCGCAATCGACCGGCCGCGCCAGCGACCGGAACGCCTGCTCCCGCACCGGGGGTCGCGGACGTGGTGGTCGACGCGACCGACGAATCGTTCGGTCGGATCCTCGAGCTCTCGCGCACCGTGCCAGTGGTCGTCGACCTGTGGGCCGAGTGGTGCGGACCCTGTAAGCAGCTGAGCCCCATCATCGAGAAGGTGACGCGCGAGCTCGGCGGCAAGGTGCTGCTCGCCAAGGTCGACGTCGATGCCAACCCTCAGCTCGCGCAGGGTTTCCGTGCGCAGTCGATCCCGATGGTGGTCGCTCTCATCGCAGGACAGCCGGTTCCGATGTTCACCGGAGCGGTTCCCGAACAGCAGGTCCGCGAAGTCTTCGCGCAACTGCTCCAGCTTGCCGCGCAGAACGGCGTCACGGGCTCGCTGGATGTGGGCGAGGCCCCGGCTGCGACCGAGGAGGCCGCCGAAGAACCGCCGCTGCCGCCGCTGCACGCGGAGGCCTTCGCCGCGATCGAACTCGGCGACTACGCCGCAGCCGTCATCGCCTACGAGAAGGCCCTCGCCGAGAATCCTCGTGACGAGGATGCGATAGCCGGTCTCGGGCAGGTGCGTCTTCTCGATCGCGTGCAGAAGCTCGACCTGCAGGAGGCACGGGCAGCTGCCGCAGCGGGGCCGCTGGATGTGCAGGCCCAGTTCGATGTTGCGGATCTCGATCTCGCGGGCGGGCACGTCGACGATGCGTTCGGACGTCTGCTCGACCTGTTCGCTCAGCTTCCCTCCGCCGAGCGCACGCCGGTTCGCGAGCGACTCATCGAGCTGTTCGGTCTCATCGGCGCAGCCGACCCGCGTGTCGTCTCGGCACGCAATCGGCTCTCGTCGCTGCTGTTCTGA